A stretch of Acidimicrobiales bacterium DNA encodes these proteins:
- the tilS gene encoding tRNA lysidine(34) synthetase TilS — MNLLARCRFPAPGSEVTLAVSGGADSLALVALAAQAGLGGTAVHVDHGLRAGSVHEADVVRAAAARYGFGFRAERVDVGAGPNLEARARAARRAVLPTDALTGHTADDQAETVLLNLLRGSGLDGVRGIGAPERRPLLGIRRQETHALCAAEGLVPVVDASNADPAFTRNRVRHELLPFLGDIGRRDPVPLLCRLAEHASDEVALLDELAAALDASNAAALCAAPRPLARRAIRAWLRPHLEGYPPDAAAVERVLAVALGEATGTDVVAGVSVRRTKGRLRVTRG, encoded by the coding sequence ATGAACCTGCTCGCTCGGTGCCGCTTCCCGGCGCCGGGCTCCGAGGTGACGCTGGCTGTTTCGGGTGGGGCCGACTCGCTCGCCCTCGTGGCGCTGGCGGCCCAGGCCGGGCTGGGCGGCACCGCCGTCCACGTCGACCACGGCCTGCGCGCCGGATCCGTCCATGAAGCCGACGTCGTCCGGGCGGCCGCGGCCCGCTACGGCTTCGGCTTTCGCGCCGAGCGCGTCGACGTCGGCGCCGGGCCGAACCTCGAGGCGCGGGCGCGCGCCGCGCGGCGCGCGGTGTTGCCTACGGACGCGCTCACCGGGCACACCGCCGACGACCAGGCCGAGACCGTCTTGCTGAACCTCCTGCGCGGCAGCGGGCTCGACGGTGTGCGCGGCATCGGAGCACCCGAGCGCCGCCCGCTCCTCGGCATCCGGCGCCAGGAGACGCACGCGTTGTGCGCCGCCGAAGGTTTGGTGCCGGTCGTCGACGCGTCCAACGCCGACCCGGCCTTCACCCGCAACCGGGTTCGCCACGAGCTGCTGCCGTTCCTCGGCGACATCGGCCGCCGTGATCCCGTGCCGCTGCTGTGCCGCCTGGCGGAGCACGCCAGCGACGAGGTGGCGTTGCTCGACGAACTCGCCGCGGCGCTCGACGCGTCCAATGCTGCGGCGTTGTGCGCCGCCCCTCGCCCGCTCGCGCGTCGCGCCATCCGAGCGTGGTTGCGGCCGCATCTGGAGGGCTACCCGCCGGACGCGGCCGCCGTCGAGCGGGTGCTCGCGGTGGCGCTGGGGGAAGCGACCGGGACCGACGTGGTCGCCGGTGTGTCGGTGCGCCGCACCAAAGGCAGACTGCGCGTCACGCGCGGATAG
- the rsrA gene encoding mycothiol system anti-sigma-R factor, whose protein sequence is MDNHEHANCDDARHTLYEFLDGELTPEVKLEIQHHLEACAPCFEKFDFEAELLQIISRKCQEPLPDGLTEKILAALRNDGGTQVTF, encoded by the coding sequence ATGGACAACCACGAGCATGCGAACTGTGACGACGCTCGTCACACGCTCTACGAGTTCCTCGACGGCGAACTCACTCCCGAAGTGAAGCTCGAGATCCAGCACCATCTCGAGGCCTGCGCTCCCTGTTTCGAGAAGTTCGACTTCGAAGCCGAACTGCTCCAGATCATCAGCCGCAAGTGCCAGGAACCGCTGCCCGACGGGCTGACCGAAAAGATTCTCGCCGCGCTTCGTAACGACGGCGGCACGCAAGTAACTTTCTGA
- a CDS encoding DUF1800 family protein — protein MAASSEALVAHVWRRLGFGPAPGDVEAGVAAGGAGAVIDELLARPATTLADWQWPVDQGVWQDAVYWLNHMFLNWAQSPGQVQERVSWILAGLLVVGANDVVQYADYKDHHARLRGWCAAGSYKALLNDVANSGPMQKYLTNVFSVPPHPNQNLAREIMELFSLGVTHAKTGANNYTQTDIEEIARALTGYVMDWNTGAVSFATANWDSGTKTFLGAARGAAQLSDVVDAITQQDAFRYFVPKRLYREFMGFDPSTSAMDDMAAVWGTSGDIAGLVSHIAHRPEFLADTTVGNRVKSPVELLVSQMRVLGVQNIDDWSVLWTSQTMRQNPILPPDVSGWDNMWLHPTQIVQWARYNYWYTWHDTGPDKDTATDGTATPPEKQNPTVRKLYAEATRATAADMALQLAGLHDVSSQTRSAIDAYAQATDYGASEPWSYARACGVMQLVFDSPEFMVS, from the coding sequence GTGGCCGCAAGTTCAGAAGCGCTCGTCGCCCACGTATGGCGACGACTCGGGTTTGGTCCCGCGCCGGGTGATGTAGAGGCTGGCGTAGCCGCCGGCGGTGCCGGTGCGGTCATCGACGAGCTGCTCGCTCGTCCGGCGACGACGCTCGCCGACTGGCAGTGGCCCGTCGACCAGGGCGTGTGGCAAGACGCCGTCTACTGGCTGAACCACATGTTCTTGAACTGGGCGCAGAGCCCCGGCCAGGTACAAGAGCGCGTGTCGTGGATCCTCGCCGGCCTGCTCGTCGTGGGCGCCAACGACGTGGTGCAGTACGCCGACTACAAGGACCACCACGCCCGACTGCGCGGCTGGTGCGCCGCCGGCTCGTACAAGGCCCTGCTCAACGACGTCGCCAACAGCGGCCCGATGCAGAAGTACCTCACCAACGTGTTCAGCGTGCCGCCGCACCCGAACCAGAATCTCGCCCGCGAGATCATGGAGTTGTTCAGCCTCGGCGTGACCCACGCCAAGACGGGTGCCAACAACTACACCCAGACCGACATCGAAGAGATCGCCCGCGCGCTCACCGGGTACGTCATGGATTGGAACACGGGCGCCGTCTCGTTCGCGACGGCCAACTGGGACAGCGGCACCAAGACCTTCCTCGGAGCGGCCCGCGGCGCGGCGCAGTTGTCCGACGTCGTCGACGCCATCACGCAGCAGGACGCGTTCCGCTACTTCGTGCCGAAGCGCCTCTACCGCGAGTTCATGGGCTTCGACCCGTCCACCAGCGCGATGGACGACATGGCGGCGGTGTGGGGCACGAGCGGCGACATCGCCGGTCTGGTGTCGCACATCGCGCACCGCCCCGAGTTCCTCGCCGACACCACCGTTGGCAATCGTGTGAAGAGCCCCGTCGAGTTGCTCGTCAGCCAGATGCGGGTGCTCGGTGTGCAGAACATCGACGACTGGTCCGTGTTGTGGACCAGCCAGACGATGCGGCAGAACCCGATCCTTCCCCCCGACGTTTCCGGCTGGGACAACATGTGGCTGCACCCGACGCAGATCGTCCAGTGGGCTCGGTACAACTACTGGTACACGTGGCACGACACCGGTCCCGACAAGGACACCGCGACGGATGGCACGGCCACCCCGCCCGAGAAGCAGAACCCGACGGTGCGCAAGCTCTACGCCGAAGCCACCCGCGCCACGGCGGCGGACATGGCCCTGCAGCTCGCCGGCCTGCACGACGTGTCGAGCCAGACGCGCAGCGCCATCGACGCGTACGCCCAGGCCACCGACTACGGCGCCAGCGAGCCGTGGAGCTACGCCCGCGCCTGTGGCGTCATGCAGTTGGTGTTCGACAGCCCTGAGTTCATGGTGAGTTGA
- a CDS encoding sigma-70 family RNA polymerase sigma factor, producing the protein MADPAKFAEDATPYMSALYGAAVRMTRNTADAEDLVQEAFLRAYRGYGNFQQGTNLKAWLFRILTNTFINSYRAKQRRPESVDLEEGEDFFLYNRVGGLEAALANRTTEDTVLERITDEEVKSALESLPENFRIPVLLADVEGFSYKEIADIMDVPIGTVMSRLHRGRRALQKALYEFGLERGLVEEASR; encoded by the coding sequence ATCGCTGATCCTGCAAAATTCGCCGAAGACGCCACTCCGTACATGTCTGCCCTATATGGGGCAGCTGTGCGCATGACACGCAATACGGCCGATGCTGAAGATTTGGTGCAAGAGGCCTTTTTACGGGCCTATAGGGGATACGGGAACTTCCAGCAAGGTACCAACCTCAAGGCGTGGCTGTTCCGCATCCTGACGAACACCTTCATCAACAGCTACCGCGCCAAGCAGCGCCGGCCGGAGTCCGTCGACCTCGAGGAAGGCGAGGACTTCTTCCTCTACAACCGCGTCGGCGGCCTCGAAGCTGCGCTGGCCAACCGCACGACCGAAGACACAGTCCTCGAGCGCATCACCGACGAAGAGGTGAAGTCAGCGCTCGAGTCCTTGCCGGAGAACTTCCGCATCCCGGTCTTGCTCGCCGACGTCGAAGGCTTCTCCTACAAGGAGATCGCCGACATCATGGACGTGCCGATCGGTACCGTGATGAGTCGGCTCCACCGGGGAAGAAGGGCACTGCAGAAGGCGTTGTACGAATTCGGACTCGAACGGGGTCTGGTCGAGGAAGCCAGTCGGTGA
- a CDS encoding DUF1501 domain-containing protein, with the protein MSFNPSRRRFLVQLGAATAAGVSAPMWFELVQRGGLPSAWGLGEGDTLPLGTPICVHVSLNGGNDYLNTLAPVGDAWYNDATYGHGAIALTASDTLALNGLTYRLHNKLPWLADRWNNKGDVGFALGVGNTAVDFSHFDSMKFWDAARTDVLGRTGWQGRYADAVRPQNALASVSVGDVQPEAVGTTAPMFVLSECSSFTYETGWLSKNVFLNGAQQMATIDGTNTVADVARMMGTTLSVTGRISGADDPTITGSSTGYGNLAPITKQMIQTALLIKAGVPAQNYATSIGGYDSHTNQKQMQIDLFTDLNDALTHFFTIVGGTARANDVFVMITSEFGRQATANKDNGTDHGQAGMAMFIGGGVQRGVYGMAPTLDPGGMTRPNRVGDALKPTVDFRSVHATALNRLSKGDTNVGDSVLGAHYEDLGVFKVPTPPTTTTSTTIKATTTTTVKPTTTTTTKPTTTTTAANKPPVASFTATVGSSRTVYVDGSASTDPDGSIASYRWVWGDGTAAGTGRTASHKYLLKGTKTIKLTVKDNKGKTSSVTKKVSVA; encoded by the coding sequence ATGAGTTTCAATCCCAGCCGTCGCCGGTTCCTGGTGCAGCTCGGCGCTGCCACCGCCGCCGGCGTCAGTGCCCCCATGTGGTTCGAGTTGGTCCAGCGCGGCGGTCTGCCGTCCGCGTGGGGCCTCGGCGAAGGCGACACACTGCCGCTCGGTACCCCGATCTGCGTCCACGTGTCGCTCAACGGCGGCAACGACTACCTCAACACACTCGCCCCCGTGGGCGACGCTTGGTACAACGACGCCACCTACGGCCACGGCGCCATCGCTCTGACTGCATCCGACACGCTCGCCCTCAACGGCCTGACGTACCGGCTCCACAACAAGCTCCCGTGGCTCGCTGACCGGTGGAACAACAAGGGCGACGTCGGCTTCGCGCTCGGCGTCGGCAACACCGCCGTCGACTTCAGCCACTTCGACTCGATGAAGTTCTGGGACGCGGCGCGCACCGACGTGCTCGGCAGGACGGGATGGCAGGGTCGCTACGCCGACGCCGTGCGCCCGCAGAACGCGCTCGCCAGCGTGTCGGTCGGTGACGTGCAGCCTGAAGCCGTCGGCACCACGGCGCCCATGTTCGTCCTCAGCGAGTGCTCGAGCTTCACCTACGAGACAGGCTGGCTGAGCAAGAACGTTTTCCTCAACGGTGCGCAGCAGATGGCGACCATCGACGGCACCAACACGGTGGCCGACGTGGCGCGCATGATGGGCACGACGCTTAGCGTGACCGGTCGTATCAGCGGCGCCGACGATCCCACGATCACCGGCAGCAGCACCGGCTACGGCAACCTGGCCCCGATCACCAAGCAGATGATCCAGACGGCGCTGCTGATCAAGGCGGGCGTCCCGGCACAGAACTACGCCACGAGCATCGGTGGTTACGACAGCCACACCAATCAGAAGCAGATGCAGATCGATCTGTTCACCGATCTCAACGACGCGCTGACCCACTTCTTCACGATCGTGGGCGGCACGGCACGCGCGAACGACGTGTTCGTGATGATCACCTCGGAGTTCGGTCGCCAGGCGACGGCGAACAAGGACAACGGCACCGACCACGGCCAAGCCGGCATGGCGATGTTCATCGGCGGCGGTGTGCAGCGCGGGGTGTACGGCATGGCGCCGACGCTCGATCCCGGCGGCATGACGCGGCCCAACCGCGTCGGCGACGCGTTGAAGCCCACCGTCGACTTCCGCAGCGTGCACGCCACGGCGCTCAACCGACTGTCAAAGGGCGACACCAACGTCGGCGACTCCGTGCTGGGCGCGCACTACGAAGACCTCGGCGTGTTCAAGGTCCCGACGCCGCCGACCACAACGACGTCGACCACGATCAAGGCGACCACGACGACGACCGTCAAGCCCACGACGACTACGACCACGAAGCCGACCACGACGACCACGGCGGCCAACAAGCCCCCGGTCGCGTCGTTCACCGCCACGGTCGGCAGCAGCCGGACGGTCTACGTCGACGGCTCCGCGTCGACCGATCCCGACGGCTCCATTGCCTCCTACCGCTGGGTATGGGGCGACGGAACGGCGGCGGGTACGGGTCGCACCGCCAGCCACAAGTACCTGCTCAAGGGCACGAAAACCATCAAGCTCACCGTCAAGGACAACAAGGGCAAGACCTCGTCGGTGACGAAGAAGGTCAGCGTCGCGTAG
- a CDS encoding zinc-dependent metalloprotease, which yields MSEPVAWGLAERVAVRVAGTEPLARSYHYASLRPDFEELTAQAEELVYQEIGLRSLRGPARAVVVERADWVRANIGSMRRLLRPLTDRLASGLKGPLAVPASTLSGVEVGTMLGWMATRVLGQYDALLFDDPPAGAEADNHEGDVVYFVGPNVLALEKRFGFPPREFRLWLALHEVTHRVQFTGVPWMQDYFRSLIDSTLNVAEMDPKRFLEALRRSVEAVRAGRNPLDEGGLVALLAGPEQFATLQKTQGLMSLLEGHGDVTMDRAGRDRIPSQARFSATLHERRNAPQPAVVKVVQQLVGLDAKMKQYEAGERFIEAVEAVGGPSLLARVWDGPELLPTLGEIRDPASWIRRVSDLALAK from the coding sequence GTGAGCGAGCCGGTTGCGTGGGGGCTTGCTGAACGGGTCGCCGTCCGCGTCGCCGGTACTGAGCCGCTGGCGCGCTCGTACCACTACGCCTCGCTGCGGCCTGACTTCGAAGAGCTGACGGCGCAGGCCGAAGAGCTTGTGTACCAGGAGATCGGTCTGCGGTCGCTGCGCGGCCCCGCGCGCGCCGTCGTCGTCGAGCGTGCCGACTGGGTGCGGGCGAACATCGGCTCGATGCGCCGCCTGCTGCGGCCGCTGACAGATCGTCTCGCGTCGGGTCTCAAAGGCCCGCTGGCCGTTCCGGCGTCAACGCTGTCAGGTGTCGAAGTCGGCACGATGCTCGGCTGGATGGCAACGCGCGTGCTCGGGCAGTACGACGCGTTGCTCTTCGACGACCCGCCTGCCGGCGCAGAGGCAGACAACCACGAAGGCGACGTCGTCTACTTCGTGGGGCCGAACGTGCTGGCCCTCGAGAAGCGCTTCGGGTTTCCGCCCCGTGAGTTCCGCCTCTGGTTGGCGCTGCACGAAGTCACCCATCGCGTGCAGTTCACCGGCGTGCCGTGGATGCAGGACTACTTCCGCAGCCTGATCGACTCGACGCTCAATGTTGCCGAGATGGACCCCAAACGGTTCCTCGAGGCGTTGCGCCGTTCGGTCGAGGCCGTGCGCGCCGGGCGCAACCCGCTCGACGAGGGCGGTCTCGTGGCTTTGCTCGCCGGGCCGGAGCAGTTCGCCACGCTGCAAAAGACCCAGGGCCTCATGAGCCTGCTCGAAGGTCATGGCGACGTGACCATGGATCGCGCCGGGCGCGATCGCATCCCGAGCCAGGCGCGTTTCTCCGCCACGCTGCACGAGCGGCGCAACGCGCCGCAGCCGGCGGTGGTCAAGGTCGTGCAACAGCTCGTGGGCCTCGACGCCAAGATGAAGCAGTACGAAGCGGGCGAGCGCTTCATCGAAGCCGTGGAGGCGGTCGGCGGCCCGTCGCTGCTGGCGCGGGTGTGGGACGGTCCCGAGTTGTTGCCCACGCTGGGCGAGATTCGCGATCCGGCCTCCTGGATCCGCCGGGTGTCGGATCTCGCCCTCGCAAAATGA